A portion of the Tenacibaculum todarodis genome contains these proteins:
- a CDS encoding GIY-YIG nuclease family protein, with the protein MKPGYVYILTNKNNTTLYVGVTSNLKQRILQHKEKHDKKSFSARYNLTKLVYYEAHQMIGDAIGREKQLKAGNRAKKIALIESINPAWLDLFDDL; encoded by the coding sequence ATGAAACCAGGATACGTTTACATACTAACCAATAAAAACAATACCACATTATATGTTGGTGTAACGTCTAATTTAAAACAGCGTATTCTTCAGCATAAAGAAAAACATGATAAAAAATCTTTTTCTGCCAGATATAATTTAACTAAATTAGTCTATTACGAAGCACACCAAATGATTGGCGATGCCATTGGCAGAGAAAAACAATTAAAAGCAGGCAATAGAGCAAAAAAAATAGCATTAATAGAAAGCATAAATCCAGCGTGGTTAGATTTGTTTGATGACTTGTAA
- a CDS encoding restriction endonuclease subunit S — MTNTTTHTKPLKPKLRFKEFEGEWEEKKFGDLVNSISSGKIKPGSEGEFLVYGSTGVIGKSNQFTHEGEYILIARVGANAGRINRVSGKYAVTDNTLIIDSKKNILNNCFTEGFLEKFNLNRLIFGSGQPLITGGLLKGIKINLPTLPEQQKIANFLTAIDNKIQQLQRKKELLETYKKGVMQQLFSQQLRFKPDESVIASSHCESLLRGTKQTRRGKLEAISSKEAQFPDWEEKKLGELCNITTGKLDANAMVENGQYRFYTCAKNYFNIDNFEFDTNALIISGNGANVGYIHHYKGKFNAYQRTYVLDEFVQDIFYMKYFLDKFLYKRIFREKKDGNTPYIVMTTLTDMKILIPTIDEQQKIASYLSAIDSKIANVASATLSHQQFKKGLLQQLFV, encoded by the coding sequence ATGACCAACACAACAACACATACAAAACCACTAAAACCCAAACTGCGCTTTAAAGAGTTTGAAGGTGAATGGGAAGAGAAGAAATTTGGAGATTTAGTGAATAGTATTTCCTCTGGTAAAATTAAACCAGGAAGCGAAGGTGAATTTTTAGTTTATGGCTCAACTGGAGTTATTGGGAAAAGCAATCAATTTACGCATGAAGGTGAATATATATTAATTGCAAGAGTTGGTGCAAATGCAGGACGAATTAATAGAGTTTCAGGAAAATATGCGGTAACAGATAACACACTAATTATTGATTCTAAGAAAAACATTCTAAATAATTGTTTTACTGAAGGATTTTTAGAAAAGTTTAATCTTAATAGATTAATATTTGGTTCAGGACAACCACTAATAACTGGAGGATTATTAAAAGGAATAAAAATCAACCTTCCAACACTCCCAGAACAACAAAAAATAGCCAATTTTCTAACAGCTATAGACAACAAAATACAGCAACTACAGCGTAAAAAAGAACTATTAGAAACCTACAAAAAAGGCGTTATGCAACAATTGTTCTCGCAACAATTGCGGTTTAAACCCGATGAATCTGTCATTGCGAGCAGTCATTGCGAGAGCCTGTTGCGAGGCACGAAGCAAACACGACGCGGCAAACTCGAAGCAATCTCTTCAAAAGAAGCACAATTCCCAGATTGGGAAGAGAAGAAATTGGGGGAATTGTGTAATATAACTACAGGTAAATTAGATGCAAACGCTATGGTTGAGAACGGTCAATATCGATTTTATACTTGTGCTAAAAATTATTTCAATATTGATAATTTTGAATTTGATACAAATGCCTTAATTATTTCTGGAAATGGTGCAAATGTGGGATATATTCATCATTATAAAGGTAAATTTAATGCTTACCAAAGAACCTATGTATTAGACGAATTTGTGCAAGATATATTTTACATGAAATACTTTTTAGATAAATTTCTATACAAGAGGATATTTAGAGAAAAAAAAGATGGAAACACACCTTATATTGTTATGACAACTTTAACTGACATGAAAATATTAATTCCAACTATAGATGAACAACAAAAAATAGCATCGTATTTAAGTGCCATAGATAGTAAAATTGCCAACGTGGCTTCGGCTACGCTCAGCCACCAACAATTTAAAAAAGGTTTGTTGCAGCAGTTGTTTGTTTAG
- a CDS encoding type I restriction-modification system subunit M gives MSEEQKQQILKQTLWNIANDLRGNMDADDFRDYILGFIFYKYLSRKMKNYANVILDPDGLSYQTVENHEKAAELLEAIRFEALDKLGYFLKPSELFSELAKRGNSGNKNNFILGDLANVLNSIEQSTMGSESEDDFGNLFEDLDLTSSKLGKTEDAKNELIVKVLTHLEGIDFDVENTESDILGDAYEYLIGQFASGAGKKAGEFYTPQQVSKILAKLVTTNKTKLKSVYDPTCGSGSLLLRVSKEVQEVGEFFGQESNPTTYNLCRMNMIMHNVHYKQFDIYNEDTLVNPSPNHIDKRFEAIVANPPFSANWSASPLFMSDDRFSAYGKLAPKSKADFAFVQHMVHQLDDNGTMACVLPHGVLFRGAAEGHIRKFLIADKNYLDAVIGLPANIFYGTSIPTCILVLKKNRSCHSEGSMTEESQPKRSESILFIDASQHFEKVKTQNVLLEEHLDKIINTYRTYSSPLEGRLSGVLEDKYAYIATLNEVKENDYNLNIPRYVDTFEEEEPIDLAAVSKDLKALETDIKKTDTTIADFCKQLNIETPF, from the coding sequence ATGTCAGAAGAACAAAAACAACAAATTCTAAAACAAACTTTGTGGAATATTGCCAACGATTTACGTGGAAATATGGACGCAGACGATTTTAGAGATTATATATTAGGCTTCATTTTTTACAAATATTTAAGCCGAAAAATGAAAAACTACGCCAACGTTATCCTTGATCCAGACGGTTTAAGTTACCAAACTGTAGAAAATCATGAAAAAGCAGCAGAATTATTAGAAGCCATCCGTTTTGAAGCATTAGACAAACTCGGTTATTTTTTAAAACCAAGTGAATTGTTTAGTGAACTTGCAAAACGCGGAAACTCCGGCAACAAAAACAACTTTATTCTGGGCGATTTAGCAAACGTGCTAAACAGCATAGAGCAAAGCACCATGGGAAGCGAAAGCGAAGACGATTTTGGCAATCTCTTTGAAGACTTAGATTTAACAAGTAGTAAATTAGGTAAAACCGAAGACGCCAAAAACGAACTCATTGTAAAAGTATTAACCCATTTAGAAGGCATTGATTTTGATGTAGAAAACACCGAAAGCGATATTTTGGGCGATGCGTATGAGTATTTAATTGGGCAATTTGCAAGTGGCGCAGGTAAAAAAGCAGGCGAGTTTTACACACCACAGCAAGTCTCTAAAATATTGGCAAAATTGGTAACCACCAATAAAACCAAATTAAAATCTGTGTACGATCCAACCTGTGGTTCGGGTTCTTTATTACTACGCGTTTCTAAAGAAGTACAAGAAGTTGGCGAGTTCTTTGGGCAAGAAAGCAACCCAACAACCTACAACTTGTGTAGAATGAACATGATTATGCACAATGTACATTACAAACAGTTTGATATTTATAACGAAGACACACTGGTAAACCCAAGTCCAAACCATATAGATAAACGTTTTGAAGCCATTGTTGCAAATCCGCCATTTTCTGCAAATTGGAGCGCGAGCCCACTTTTTATGAGTGATGACCGATTTTCTGCTTACGGAAAATTAGCACCAAAATCGAAAGCCGATTTTGCCTTTGTACAACACATGGTACATCAATTAGATGATAACGGAACCATGGCGTGCGTTTTACCACACGGAGTTTTGTTTAGAGGCGCAGCCGAAGGCCATATTAGAAAGTTTTTAATAGCAGACAAAAACTATTTAGACGCCGTAATTGGTTTGCCAGCAAACATCTTTTATGGTACAAGCATACCAACGTGTATTTTAGTGTTAAAAAAGAATCGTAGCTGTCATTCAGAGGGAAGCATGACCGAAGAATCTCAACCAAAAAGAAGCGAAAGCATCCTATTTATAGACGCCAGCCAACATTTTGAGAAAGTAAAAACCCAAAATGTACTATTAGAAGAACATTTAGATAAAATTATAAACACTTACAGAACATACAGTTCTCCCCTTGAGGGGAGATTAAGTGGGGTGTTAGAAGATAAATACGCTTACATAGCCACTTTAAACGAAGTAAAAGAAAACGATTACAACCTAAACATACCGCGTTATGTAGATACGTTTGAAGAAGAAGAACCTATAGATTTAGCAGCCGTTTCTAAAGACTTGAAAGCTTTAGAAACAGACATAAAAAAAACAGATACAACCATTGCAGATTTTTGCAAACAGTTAAATATTGAAACTCCTTTTTAA
- the secA gene encoding preprotein translocase subunit SecA — MSILNSVIKLFVGDKQEKDLKILQPIVNKVNAFESALASLSHDELRAKTIEFKNKIAKATEEFTTKISSLEAQATEAAIDDQEGIYAEIDSLKDLAYEASEKVLEEIMPEAFAVVKETAKRFVNNEEIEVTATPFDRELSATHDHVNLEDDKAFWANSWDASGKPVTWDMVHYDVQLIGGSVLHQGKIAEMMTGEGKTLVSTLPVYLNALTGNGVHVVTVNEYLAKRDRAWMAPLFEFHGLSTDCVDYYQPNSEERRKAYNADITYGTNNEFGFDYLRDNMASSKKDLVQRAPNYAIIDEVDSVLIDDARTPLIISGPVPQGDRHEFTELKPLVADLVSLQKNYLVSVLAEAKKLIAEDNTKDGGFLLLRVYRGLPKNKALIKFLSQEGIKQLLQKTENFYMADNNKLMPEVDEDLWFTIEEKNNQIDLTDKGISHLSEVTKNETFFVLPDIGVRVGEIESSEASAEEKAEEKEELYRDFSIKSERIHTMNQLLKAYTVFEKDVEYVVMENKVMIVDEQTGRIMDGRRYSDGLHQAIEAKENCKIEDATQTFATVTLQNYFRMYRKLSGMTGTAITEAGEFWEIYKLDVVEIPTNRPIQRDDKDDLVYKTTREKYNAVIEDVVKLVGEGRPVLVGTTSVEISELLGRMLQMRKIPHNILNAKLHKREADVVAQAGNPGVVTIATNMAGRGTDIKLSDEVKANGGLAIIGTERHDSRRVDRQLRGRAGRQGDVGSSQFYVALDDNLMRLFGSDRIAKMMDRMGLKEGEVIQHSMISKSIERAQKKVEENNFGIRKRLLEYDDVMNAQREFVYKRRRHALDGTRLQIDVANMIFETCEAITIANKQNKDFQNFEFELIRFSSMTSPFTEAEFNKLSEKELTDKLYTIVTAHYKEDKIRNAAQAYPVIKNVFENEGDRYQRIVVPFTDGVKTLQVTTNLKEAYETEGQSLVKDFEKNITLAIIDENWKEHLRKMDELKQSVQNASYEQKDPLLIYKFEAFELFKLTVADINKEVLSFLFKGKLPNQEANQISEAREQTREKLDLRKDDVQNSTQQAIQNSRQQQQEPVETIVRDQPKIGRNERVTIKNVMSGEEKQVKYKQAIPLLEKGEWVLYNN, encoded by the coding sequence ATGAGCATACTAAACTCAGTTATCAAACTTTTTGTTGGAGACAAACAAGAAAAAGATTTAAAAATACTACAACCTATTGTAAACAAGGTAAATGCTTTTGAAAGCGCTTTGGCTAGTTTATCTCACGATGAATTACGTGCAAAAACAATAGAATTTAAAAACAAAATTGCAAAAGCAACTGAAGAGTTTACAACTAAAATTAGTTCTTTAGAAGCACAAGCTACTGAAGCTGCAATAGACGATCAAGAAGGAATTTACGCAGAAATAGATTCGTTAAAAGACTTAGCTTATGAAGCCTCTGAAAAGGTTTTAGAAGAAATTATGCCAGAAGCATTTGCCGTTGTAAAAGAAACTGCAAAGCGCTTTGTAAATAACGAAGAAATTGAAGTTACTGCAACCCCTTTTGACAGAGAATTATCTGCAACACACGACCATGTTAACTTAGAAGATGACAAAGCATTTTGGGCAAATTCTTGGGATGCAAGCGGTAAACCGGTAACTTGGGACATGGTACATTACGATGTTCAATTAATTGGTGGGTCTGTTTTACACCAAGGTAAAATTGCCGAAATGATGACTGGTGAAGGTAAAACCTTAGTTTCTACGCTTCCTGTGTATTTAAATGCATTAACTGGTAACGGCGTGCACGTTGTAACTGTAAATGAGTATTTAGCAAAGCGTGACCGCGCTTGGATGGCTCCACTTTTTGAGTTTCACGGACTTTCTACTGATTGTGTAGATTATTATCAACCTAACTCAGAAGAAAGAAGAAAAGCATACAACGCAGACATTACCTACGGAACAAATAACGAATTTGGTTTTGATTATTTACGTGATAATATGGCTTCGTCTAAAAAAGACTTAGTACAACGCGCACCAAACTACGCAATTATTGATGAGGTAGATTCAGTTTTAATTGATGACGCAAGAACGCCATTAATTATTTCTGGACCAGTTCCGCAAGGAGACAGACATGAGTTTACAGAATTAAAACCTTTAGTTGCTGACTTAGTTTCGCTTCAAAAAAATTATTTAGTAAGCGTTTTAGCAGAAGCAAAAAAACTAATTGCAGAAGACAACACTAAAGATGGTGGCTTCTTATTATTAAGAGTTTACAGAGGTTTACCAAAAAACAAAGCGTTAATTAAATTTTTATCGCAAGAAGGAATTAAACAGTTATTACAAAAAACTGAAAACTTCTACATGGCAGACAACAACAAGTTAATGCCAGAAGTAGACGAAGATTTATGGTTTACCATTGAAGAAAAAAACAATCAGATTGATTTAACAGATAAAGGTATTTCTCATTTATCTGAAGTAACCAAAAACGAAACTTTCTTTGTGTTACCAGATATTGGTGTAAGAGTTGGTGAAATTGAAAGCAGCGAAGCTTCCGCAGAAGAAAAAGCAGAAGAAAAAGAAGAATTATACAGAGACTTTAGCATAAAAAGTGAACGTATCCACACAATGAATCAATTGTTAAAAGCCTACACGGTTTTTGAAAAAGATGTTGAGTATGTGGTTATGGAAAATAAAGTAATGATTGTTGATGAACAAACCGGTCGTATTATGGACGGTCGTCGTTATTCAGACGGATTACACCAAGCAATTGAAGCGAAAGAAAACTGTAAAATTGAAGACGCTACGCAAACTTTTGCAACGGTAACACTTCAAAACTACTTTAGAATGTATCGTAAATTATCTGGAATGACAGGTACAGCGATTACAGAAGCGGGTGAATTCTGGGAAATTTACAAATTAGACGTTGTAGAAATTCCAACAAACAGACCAATTCAAAGAGATGATAAAGACGATTTAGTTTACAAAACTACGCGTGAAAAATACAATGCAGTAATTGAAGATGTTGTAAAATTGGTTGGTGAAGGAAGACCAGTTTTAGTTGGAACAACTTCGGTAGAAATATCAGAATTATTAGGTAGAATGTTACAAATGCGTAAGATTCCACATAATATTTTGAATGCAAAATTACACAAGCGAGAAGCTGATGTAGTTGCACAAGCAGGTAATCCTGGTGTTGTAACAATTGCTACAAATATGGCTGGTCGTGGTACCGATATTAAATTATCTGATGAAGTGAAAGCTAATGGTGGTTTAGCAATTATTGGTACAGAAAGACACGATTCTAGACGTGTAGATAGACAGTTACGTGGACGTGCAGGAAGACAAGGTGATGTTGGTTCTTCTCAATTTTATGTAGCTTTAGATGACAATTTAATGCGTCTTTTTGGTTCGGACAGAATTGCAAAAATGATGGATAGAATGGGCTTAAAAGAAGGCGAAGTAATTCAGCATTCTATGATTTCTAAATCTATTGAAAGAGCGCAGAAAAAAGTAGAAGAAAACAACTTTGGTATCCGTAAACGTTTGTTAGAATATGATGATGTTATGAATGCACAACGTGAGTTTGTGTACAAACGCAGAAGACACGCTTTAGACGGAACTCGTTTACAAATTGATGTTGCTAACATGATTTTTGAAACATGTGAAGCTATTACAATTGCCAACAAGCAAAACAAAGATTTCCAGAATTTTGAGTTTGAATTAATTCGTTTTTCTTCAATGACTTCTCCTTTTACGGAAGCAGAATTCAATAAGCTATCAGAAAAAGAATTGACTGATAAATTATACACAATTGTAACTGCACATTATAAAGAAGATAAAATTAGAAATGCCGCACAAGCATATCCAGTTATTAAAAATGTGTTTGAAAACGAAGGCGACAGATACCAGCGTATTGTAGTTCCTTTTACAGATGGCGTAAAAACATTACAAGTTACCACCAACTTAAAAGAAGCCTATGAAACTGAAGGACAATCTTTAGTTAAAGACTTTGAAAAGAACATTACGCTTGCCATTATAGACGAAAACTGGAAAGAGCATTTACGTAAAATGGACGAGCTAAAACAGTCTGTACAAAATGCATCTTACGAGCAAAAAGATCCGTTGTTAATTTATAAGTTCGAAGCTTTTGAATTGTTTAAATTAACGGTTGCAGACATTAATAAAGAAGTATTATCGTTCTTATTTAAAGGGAAATTGCCAAACCAAGAAGCAAATCAGATTTCGGAAGCACGTGAGCAAACTAGAGAAAAACTAGACTTACGTAAAGACGATGTTCAGAACTCAACACAACAAGCAATTCAGAACTCACGCCAGCAACAACAAGAACCTGTTGAAACTATTGTGCGAGACCAACCAAAAATTGGTAGAAATGAGCGCGTTACTATTAAAAATGTAATGAGTGGCGAAGAAAAGCAAGTGAAGTACAAACAAGCAATTCCGCTTTTAGAAAAAGGCGAATGGGTTTTGTATAATAACTAG
- a CDS encoding DUF2795 domain-containing protein: MYWTLELASYLADAPWPATKDELVDYAIRTGAPLEVVENLQGIEDEGDSYDSIVEIWPDYPTEEDYLWNEDEY, translated from the coding sequence ATGTATTGGACTTTAGAATTAGCATCCTATTTAGCAGATGCACCATGGCCAGCAACAAAAGACGAATTAGTAGATTACGCTATTAGAACAGGCGCTCCACTAGAAGTTGTAGAAAACCTACAAGGAATTGAAGACGAAGGTGATTCTTACGACTCAATCGTAGAAATTTGGCCAGACTATCCAACCGAAGAAGATTATCTTTGGAACGAAGACGAATACTAA
- a CDS encoding cob(I)yrinic acid a,c-diamide adenosyltransferase: MKIYTKTGDKGTTALFGGTRVPKYNLRIESYGTADELNSHIGLIRDQEISEHIKSSLNKIQHDIFTLGAMLATPPEKETLKNGKERLNILKVENNSIEFLEKEIDKMNEELPQMTHFILPGGHQTVSFCHIARCVCRRTERLVVELSEQEPINPDVLMYLNRLSDYLFVLARKLSKDLSAKEIKWIPEKKN, translated from the coding sequence ATGAAAATATACACAAAAACTGGAGATAAAGGTACAACCGCACTTTTTGGAGGAACACGCGTTCCTAAATACAATTTACGCATAGAAAGTTACGGAACTGCAGATGAACTAAACTCTCATATTGGTTTAATTAGAGATCAAGAAATTAGCGAACACATTAAAAGTTCGTTAAATAAAATTCAGCACGATATCTTTACTTTGGGTGCAATGTTGGCAACGCCACCAGAAAAAGAAACACTAAAAAACGGAAAAGAACGCTTAAATATTCTTAAGGTTGAAAATAACTCAATTGAATTTCTTGAAAAAGAGATTGATAAAATGAATGAAGAGCTTCCGCAGATGACACATTTTATTCTACCAGGCGGACATCAAACTGTGTCATTCTGTCATATTGCTAGATGTGTTTGCCGCCGTACAGAGCGTTTGGTTGTTGAATTAAGCGAACAGGAACCTATAAATCCTGACGTATTAATGTATTTAAACCGACTTTCTGACTACCTTTTTGTGTTGGCACGAAAGTTGTCTAAAGACTTATCAGCAAAGGAAATCAAATGGATTCCCGAGAAAAAAAATTAA
- a CDS encoding O-methyltransferase — translation MNQKNNKHSFILGFKNNYINPKTSIEKNKIFTNYKEQLLSNTATIKVTDFGAGSSVFSSNERQINQIVKVAGISNKRAKLLIRLTTYFQPKEILEIGTSLGLATSALAAKNKNIAITTLEGCPETAKIAQQQFNEFGFSNITLQVGDFAKNLPKAIENKQFDFIYFDGNHQKEATLQYFEACLKSANKNAIFIFDDIYWSKEMQEAWQQIKKHPKVSCTVDTFQWGFVFFNPKQAKEHYTIRI, via the coding sequence TTGAATCAAAAGAACAACAAACATTCTTTTATTTTAGGGTTTAAAAACAACTATATCAACCCTAAAACTTCGATTGAAAAAAATAAAATTTTCACGAATTATAAAGAACAATTATTAAGCAACACAGCAACAATTAAGGTTACCGATTTTGGAGCAGGTTCTTCTGTTTTTTCTTCGAATGAAAGGCAAATTAACCAAATTGTAAAAGTTGCAGGAATTTCTAACAAAAGAGCCAAATTATTAATTCGCTTAACAACGTATTTTCAACCAAAAGAAATTTTAGAAATTGGCACTTCTTTAGGCTTAGCAACTTCCGCTTTAGCAGCAAAGAACAAAAACATTGCAATTACAACTTTAGAAGGTTGCCCAGAAACTGCAAAAATTGCACAACAACAATTTAATGAGTTTGGGTTTTCTAACATTACTTTACAAGTTGGCGATTTTGCTAAAAATTTACCAAAAGCAATTGAAAATAAACAATTCGATTTTATTTATTTCGATGGAAATCATCAAAAAGAAGCTACTTTACAGTATTTTGAAGCTTGTTTAAAATCAGCCAATAAAAACGCAATATTTATTTTTGATGATATTTATTGGAGCAAAGAAATGCAGGAAGCTTGGCAACAAATAAAAAAACACCCAAAAGTTTCTTGTACTGTAGATACTTTTCAATGGGGATTTGTTTTTTTCAACCCAAAACAAGCAAAAGAACATTATACAATTAGAATATAA
- a CDS encoding polysaccharide biosynthesis/export family protein — protein MIRNLTILLIIIIFSSCVPSKDLVYLQGDPVQKTEIHKINNEPYKLQISDVISINIKAPDEKLVALFKKTEGTSSSQQPTDGGYFSGYTVDNHGNIRLPYLGEINVLGFTTKEVRVKLEERLKGMFKNPDDVFVTVKLAGIKYTVIGEVANPGPKVIYQNQVSIIDAISNAGDISVTGNRKQIEIYRGYLNNDVEKFSIDLTSVDAFNSEIFYIKPNDIINVLPLKQKAWGTGTTGLSSLTTILSVFTLVTSTILLVRGL, from the coding sequence ATGATTAGAAATTTAACGATTCTTTTAATTATCATTATTTTTTCTTCTTGCGTTCCAAGTAAAGATTTGGTTTATTTACAAGGAGATCCGGTACAGAAAACTGAAATTCATAAAATAAATAACGAGCCATATAAACTTCAAATAAGTGATGTTATCTCTATAAATATAAAAGCGCCAGATGAAAAATTAGTTGCTTTGTTTAAGAAAACTGAAGGTACAAGTTCTTCTCAGCAACCTACAGATGGCGGCTATTTTTCTGGATATACAGTTGATAATCATGGGAATATTAGATTGCCGTATTTGGGAGAAATAAATGTTTTAGGATTTACTACAAAAGAAGTTAGAGTAAAATTAGAAGAACGTTTAAAAGGAATGTTTAAAAATCCAGACGATGTTTTTGTTACTGTAAAATTAGCAGGAATAAAATATACAGTTATTGGAGAAGTAGCAAATCCTGGTCCAAAAGTAATTTACCAAAATCAAGTTAGTATTATAGATGCAATCTCTAATGCTGGCGATATTTCGGTTACAGGAAATAGAAAGCAGATTGAAATTTATAGAGGTTATTTAAATAATGATGTAGAAAAATTTTCTATAGATTTAACAAGTGTAGATGCTTTTAATTCTGAAATTTTTTACATAAAACCAAACGATATAATTAATGTGTTGCCATTAAAACAAAAAGCTTGGGGAACGGGTACAACAGGTTTGTCTTCTTTAACAACAATACTTTCTGTATTTACTTTGGTAACATCAACTATATTATTGGTAAGAGGTTTATAA